Proteins encoded within one genomic window of Leishmania major strain Friedlin complete genome, chromosome 2:
- a CDS encoding hypothetical protein (previous protein_id=AAZ10080.1): MSLIFSTTSPPPVEIAVDDSRWDALAAECQKCSESLYKCKQETERIVQSMDAVLFCAALEATPPSVCGARLLSSAPPPLC, from the coding sequence ATGTCGTTAATCTTCTCCACCACGTCGCCACCTCCCGTAGAGATCGCCGTGGACGACTCGCGGTGGGACGCACTTGCTGCGGAGTGCCAGAAATGCTCAGAGAGCCTCTACAAGTGCAAGCAGGAGACAGAGCGGATTGTGCAGTCGATGGACGCTGTGCTGTTTTGTGCTGCGCTCGAGGCCACGCCACCATCCGTGTGTGGTGCCCGTCTTTTGAGCAgtgctccacctcctctctgttAG
- a CDS encoding dehydrogenase/oxidoreductase-like protein (previous protein_id=AAZ10081.1) — translation MDALRDTAMQPACCASEDAVPLMCKSVALELIPSNIFVNVKRLGTGDTPMDEHLMLLTHQHPENLGEVLPIGRLQHPHVITEPVSFFDSDRTSCMLGADASIDGNSAVKSHVQAAHRNAKAAYRREGG, via the coding sequence ATGGATGCGTTACGCGACACCGCGATGCAGCCCGCGTGTTGCGCCAGTGAGGATGCAGTGCCTCTCATGTGCAAGtccgtggcgctggagctcATTCCCTCTAACATCTTCGTGAACGTGAAGCGCCTCGGCACGGGCGACACACCGATGGATGAGCACCTAATGCTTCTGACGCACCAGCACCCGGAGAACCTCGGCGAGGTCTTGCCAATTGGGCGCCTTCAGCATCCGCACGTGATCACAGAGCCAGTTTCATTCTTCGACTCAGACCGCACCTCATGCATGTTGGGCGCAGACGCCAGCATCGACGGCAACTCCGCAGTGAAGTCTCACGTGCAGGCAGCGCATCGAAACGCCAAAGCAGCATATAGACGAGAAGGAGGGTGA